The Acidobacteriota bacterium genome includes a region encoding these proteins:
- a CDS encoding rod shape-determining protein encodes MNLRTLFGFFSSDLAIDLGTANTLVYAKGRGIVVNEPSIVALDRNNKRVLAVGHAAKEMLGRTPADIVAVKPMKDGVIADFDVTEVMLKYFIKAAHSRNHLLSPRIVIGIPSEITQVEKRAVQESALRAKASEVYLVEQAIVAAIGAGMPITEACGNMIVDIGGGTTDIAVISLSGIVYSRSVRVAGNELDEAIIQYIKRKHNLLIGERTAEAIKIQIGSAAPLERPMTMEIKGRNLIEGVPKTVTISDEEIREALSDSIAILINAIKVALERTPPELSADIMDRGIVLTGGGALLKRFDKRLGAETGLPVFVAEDPLSSVVLGTSKMLTDLKLFRRICVQ; translated from the coding sequence ATGAATTTAAGAACTTTGTTCGGTTTTTTTTCCAGTGACCTGGCCATCGATCTCGGGACCGCGAACACGCTCGTTTACGCGAAGGGGCGGGGGATCGTGGTCAACGAGCCGTCGATCGTCGCCCTCGACAGGAATAACAAGCGGGTGCTTGCCGTGGGACACGCGGCCAAGGAGATGCTCGGGCGCACCCCCGCCGACATCGTGGCGGTCAAGCCGATGAAGGACGGGGTGATCGCCGATTTCGACGTCACCGAGGTCATGCTGAAGTATTTCATCAAGGCGGCGCACAGCCGCAACCACCTGCTGAGCCCCCGCATCGTGATCGGCATCCCCTCGGAGATCACCCAGGTGGAAAAGCGCGCGGTGCAGGAGTCGGCCCTGCGCGCCAAGGCCAGCGAGGTGTACCTGGTGGAACAGGCGATCGTGGCCGCCATCGGCGCGGGCATGCCGATCACGGAGGCGTGCGGCAACATGATCGTCGACATCGGCGGGGGCACCACCGATATCGCGGTCATTTCGCTCTCCGGCATCGTCTACAGCCGGTCGGTGCGGGTCGCCGGCAACGAGCTCGACGAGGCGATCATCCAGTACATCAAGCGGAAGCACAACCTGCTGATCGGGGAGCGCACCGCGGAGGCGATCAAGATCCAGATCGGGTCCGCCGCCCCGCTGGAGCGGCCGATGACCATGGAGATCAAGGGGCGGAACCTGATCGAGGGGGTGCCGAAGACGGTCACCATCTCCGACGAGGAGATCCGGGAGGCCCTGAGCGACAGCATCGCGATCCTGATCAACGCCATCAAGGTCGCCCTCGAGCGGACGCCGCCCGAATTGTCCGCCGACATCATGGACCGGGGGATCGTGCTGACCGGCGGCGGGGCGCTCCTGAAACGTTTTGACAAGAGGCTGGGGGCGGAGACGGGGCTTCCCGTCTTCGTGGCCGAGGACCCCCTTTCGTCGGTCGTTCTCGGGACCAGCAAGATGTTGACGGACCTGAAGTTGTTCCGGAGAATCTGTGTCCAGTGA